From Medicago truncatula cultivar Jemalong A17 chromosome 7, MtrunA17r5.0-ANR, whole genome shotgun sequence, a single genomic window includes:
- the LOC11424582 gene encoding plasmodesmata-located protein 1 isoform X2, with product MGILRTKQTLSFLILLNFSSLVFTTDNTNVVYKGCSEQKLGQQSSVNLQTLLSSLVAASGQKTFAATTTGDGQNAVTGVYQCRGDLSASDCYLCISKIPSKISKLCGDVAAARIQLNGCYLRYEVVGFRQVPQTQLLYKVCGSKKVNDGVGFEAKRDSAFGMVENGVKSGNLFYTGSYSSLYVLGQCESSLGNDDCGNCVKSAEEQAKLECGDSISAQIYLFSCFISYSFYPNGVSTTSSSSGGNPHTERTVALAVGGVAAFGFLIVCLMFLKSVLKKRNHGKY from the exons ATGGGTATCCTTAGAACAAAACAAACACTTTCATTTCTCATTCTGCTCAATTTTTCATCACTTGTTTTCACCACCGATAACACCAACGTTGTCTACAAAGGTTGTTCAGAGCAAAAACTAGGACAACAATCTTCAGTGAATCTTCAAACGTTGTTATCTTCTCTTGTTGCAGCATCAGGACAGAAAACTTTCGCGGCCACAACCACCGGTGACGGCCAGAACGCAGTCACCGGAGTTTACCAATGCAGAGGTGACCTTTCAGCTTCTGATTGTTATCTTTGTATCAGCAAGATTCCAAGCAAGATAAGCAAGCTTTGTGGTGATGTCGCAGCAGCCAGGATTCAGCTCAATGGTTGTTATTTAAGGTACGAGGTTGTTGGGTTTAGACAAGTTCCGCAGACACAATTGTTGTACAAGGTTTGTGGCTCGAAGAAGGTGAATGATGGTGTTGGGTTTGAAGCTAAGAGGGATTCAGCGTTTGGAATGGTGGAGAATGGTGTGAAGAGTGGGAATTTGTTCTATACGGGTAGTTATTCATCTTTGTATGTTTTGGgacagtgtgagagtagtttggGAAATGATGATTGTGGTAATTGTGTTAAGAGTGCTGAAGAACAAGCTAAATTGGAGTGTGGTGATTCAATTTCTGCTCAGATTTATCTTTTTAGTTGCTTTATCAGTTATAGCTTTTATCCTAATGGAGTTTCCACCACTTCTTCCTCTTCAG GAGGGAATCCACACACAGAGAGGACAGTTGCTCTTGCTGTGGGAGGAGTTGCAGCTTTTGGATTCTTGATTGTTTGTTTGATGTTTCTGAAATCAGTACTCAAGAAAAGAAATCATGGGAAGTATTGA
- the LOC11424582 gene encoding plasmodesmata-located protein 1 isoform X1 yields MGILRTKQTLSFLILLNFSSLVFTTDNTNVVYKGCSEQKLGQQSSVNLQTLLSSLVAASGQKTFAATTTGDGQNAVTGVYQCRGDLSASDCYLCISKIPSKISKLCGDVAAARIQLNGCYLRYEVVGFRQVPQTQLLYKVCGSKKVNDGVGFEAKRDSAFGMVENGVKSGNLFYTGSYSSLYVLGQCESSLGNDDCGNCVKSAEEQAKLECGDSISAQIYLFSCFISYSFYPNGVSTTSSSSGSGGNPHTERTVALAVGGVAAFGFLIVCLMFLKSVLKKRNHGKY; encoded by the exons ATGGGTATCCTTAGAACAAAACAAACACTTTCATTTCTCATTCTGCTCAATTTTTCATCACTTGTTTTCACCACCGATAACACCAACGTTGTCTACAAAGGTTGTTCAGAGCAAAAACTAGGACAACAATCTTCAGTGAATCTTCAAACGTTGTTATCTTCTCTTGTTGCAGCATCAGGACAGAAAACTTTCGCGGCCACAACCACCGGTGACGGCCAGAACGCAGTCACCGGAGTTTACCAATGCAGAGGTGACCTTTCAGCTTCTGATTGTTATCTTTGTATCAGCAAGATTCCAAGCAAGATAAGCAAGCTTTGTGGTGATGTCGCAGCAGCCAGGATTCAGCTCAATGGTTGTTATTTAAGGTACGAGGTTGTTGGGTTTAGACAAGTTCCGCAGACACAATTGTTGTACAAGGTTTGTGGCTCGAAGAAGGTGAATGATGGTGTTGGGTTTGAAGCTAAGAGGGATTCAGCGTTTGGAATGGTGGAGAATGGTGTGAAGAGTGGGAATTTGTTCTATACGGGTAGTTATTCATCTTTGTATGTTTTGGgacagtgtgagagtagtttggGAAATGATGATTGTGGTAATTGTGTTAAGAGTGCTGAAGAACAAGCTAAATTGGAGTGTGGTGATTCAATTTCTGCTCAGATTTATCTTTTTAGTTGCTTTATCAGTTATAGCTTTTATCCTAATGGAGTTTCCACCACTTCTTCCTCTTCAG gATCAGGAGGGAATCCACACACAGAGAGGACAGTTGCTCTTGCTGTGGGAGGAGTTGCAGCTTTTGGATTCTTGATTGTTTGTTTGATGTTTCTGAAATCAGTACTCAAGAAAAGAAATCATGGGAAGTATTGA
- the LOC11430831 gene encoding pre-mRNA-processing factor 39 — MGDSETMVAEASAAETYPSDGYNNTSSNPVPEAGANVPAPAEIAGEAAAAQPNSGYAFAYSGDGNAYTAGDPNSVLQAQFSATNESKQAAEVPNEDSSLVGKEAMDSAMVSADHSSVNGSVDTVGLENGNASENVDESADEKQLTDAYAALSAEEDRLWNIVTANSSDFTAWTSLIDETEKVAENNILKMRRVYDAFLAEFPLCYGYWKKYADHEARLGSADKVVEVYERAVQGVTYSVDMWLHYCIFAISTYGDPDTVRRLFERGLAYVGTDYLSFPLWDKYIEYEYMQQDWARLAMIYTRILENPNQQLDRYFNSFKELASNRPLSELRTADEAAAVAGVVSEGIDQGVEGEVHPDGADNSPKPASAGLTEAEELEKYIAIREEMYKKAKEFDSKIIGFETTIRRPYFHVRPLNIGELENWHNYLDFIEREGDLSKIVKLYERCVIACANYPEYWIRYVLCMEASESMDLANNVLARASQVFVKRQPEIHLFCARFKEQAGDIVGARAAYQLVHTEISPGLLEAIIRHANMEHRLGKLEDAFSLYEQAIAIEKGKEHSQTLPMLFAQYSRFVYLASGNSEKAREILVGGLENASLSKPLLEALLHFEAIQPQPKRVDIDFLESLVVKFITPNPENPGVASATEREELSNIFLEFLNLFGDVQSIKRAEDRHAKLFLPNRGLSELKKRHAEDFLASDKTKVSRAYSAQSPAQSVAGAYPNGPNQWPNYGVQPQTWPATTQAQGQQWPAGYTQQQAAASYGAYAGYGGNYANPQLPASVPQSTAYGAYPPAYPAQPALPQQNYAQPVAAPTQQPAAVPQAYYGNYY, encoded by the exons ATGGGAGATAGTGAAACAATGGTTGCAGAAGCATCTGCTGCTGAGACGTATCCATCTGATGGTTACAACAACACTTCTTCGAATCCTGTTCCCGAGGCTGGTGCTAATGTTCCTGCTCCTGCTGAGATTGCAGGAGAAGCTGCTGCTGCTCAGCCCAATTCAGGCTATGCATTTGCTTATTCTGGTGATGGGAATGCTTATACTGCTGGGGATCCTAATTCTGTACTACAAGCTCAATTTAGTGCAACAAATGAGTCAAAGCAAGCTGCTGAAGTGCCTAATGAGGATTCCAGTCTGGTTGGAAAGGAAGCTATGGATTCTGCTATGGTCTCTGCTGACCATTCATCTGTAAATGGAAGTGTTGATACAGTTGGACTTGAAAATGGAAATGCATCAGAGAATGTTGATGAGTCAGCTGATGAGAAACAACTCACAGATGCTTACG CTGCGTTGTCTGCTGAAGAAGATCGATTGTGGAATATTGTAACTGCTAATTCTTCTGATTTTACTGCTTGGACTTCTTTGATTGACGAGACAGAGAAGGTGGCAGAG AACAATATTTTGAAGATGCGTAGAGTCTATGATGCTTTCCTAGCAGAATTCCCTTTGTGTTATGGGTATTGGAAGAAATATGCTGACCATGAGGCGCGCCTTGGCTCTGCCGATAAAGTTGTTGAAGTTTATGAACGTGCTGTTCAAGGGGTTACATATTCAGTGGACATGTGGTTGCATTATTGCATATTCGCTATAAGCACCTATGGAGATCCAGACACAGTTCGTAG GCTTTTTGAACGAGGATTAGCTTATGTTGGAACAGATTATCTTTCGTTTCCTCTTTGGGATAAATACATTGAATATGAGTACATGCAGCAAGACTGGGCCCGTCTTGCAATGATTTACACCAGAATATTAGAGAATCCAAATCAGCAGTTGGATCGATATTTCAACAG CTTCAAGGAGTTGGCTAGTAATCGACCTCTTTCAGAATTACGGACAGCTGATGAAGCTGCTGCAGTGGCAGGTGTTGTTTCAGAGGGTATTGACCAAGGTGTTGAAGGAGAGGTTCATCCTGATGGTGCAGATAATTCTCCCAAACCTGCAAGTGCTGGATTAACAGAAGCGGAAGAGTTGGAGAAGTATATTGCCATTAGAGAAGAGATGTATAAGAAAGCTAAAGAGTTCGATTCTAAGATCATTGGTTTTGAAACAACTATCAGGAGGCCCTACTTTCACGTACGTCCTCTTAATATTGGGGAGCTTGAAAATTGGCATAATTATCTGGACTTTATAGAAAGAGAAGGTGACTTGAGCAAG ATTGTCAAGTTGTATGAGAGATGCGTCATTGCCTGTGCCAATTATCCCGAGTACTGGATACGCTATGTTTTGTGTATGGAAGCTAGTGAAAGTATGGATCTTGCAAATAATGTTCTCGCTCGGGCGAGCCAAGTTTTTGTCAAG AGACAACCCGAGATACATCTTTTTTGTGCTCGGTTCAAGGAGCAGGCTGGAGATATAGTTGGCGCTAGAGCTGCGTATCAACTTGTACACACTGAAATTTCTCCAGGTCTTCTTGAAGCAATAATCAGGCATGCCAATATGGAACATCGACTG GGGAAGTTGGAGGATGCCTTCTCTTTGTATGAACAGGCCATTGCCAttgagaaaggaaaagaacatTCACAAACACTGCCAATGTTGTTTGCTCAGTATTCTCGATTTGTTTATTTG GCTTCTGGGAATTCCGAAAAGGCTAGAGAGATTTTAGTTGGAGGACTTGAGAATGCTTCACTGTCAAAGCCACTACTTGAG GCTTTATTGCATTTTGAGGCTATTCAACCCCAGCCAAAGCGAGTTGACATCGACTTTCTAGAGTCACTGGTTGTAAAATTCATAACACCCAACCCAGAGAACCCTGGTGTAGCAAGTGCAACAGAGCGCGAGGAGCTTTCTAACATTTTTCTGGAG tttttaaatCTCTTTGGAGATGTTCAATCGATCAAAAGGGCTGAGGATAGACATGCCAAACTGTTCTTGCCAAACAGGGGCTTGTCGGAGTTGAAAAAACGTCATGCAGAGGATTTCTTAGCCTCAGATAAAACAAAAGTGTCAAGAGCTTATTCTGCTCAATCACCTGCCCAATCTGTAGCGGGTGCATATCCAAATGGACCTAACCAATGGCCTAACTATGGAGTACAGCCTCAAACTTGGCCAGCAACCACTCAAGCACAAGGACAACAGTGGCCTGCTGGCTACACCCAGCAGCAG GCTGCCGCTTCCTATGGGGCTTATGCTGGATATGGAGGCAACTATGCTAACCCACAATTGCCTGCATCAGTTCCACAAAGCACTGCATATGGGGCCTATCCTCCTGCATATCCTGCACAG CCAGCACTGCCTCAACAAAATTATGCACAGCCTGTTGCAGCCCCGACACAGCAACCTGCAGCCGTTCCTCAGGCATATTATGGGAATTACTACTGA
- the LOC11446469 gene encoding nuclear transport factor 2 → MASYQGSVSAAQVGSYFVGQYYQVLRQQPDHVHQFYSDLSSMIRVDGDYTETASDVLHIHNIVTSLNFSTIEIRTINSLDSWDGGVIVMVTGVVKNKDINRKQKFVQTFFLAPQEKGYFVLNDIFQFVDEDVVHPNLVPVASDRIDSQPHVSASFAEPPASDYGFEEEARDYVNSVHIDDDPVDKYSLPEQQQQQLQEDFETEVVVDETPVQEASPPVHNVAHTIRETPAAPVEESFEEPAKKTYASILRAKGQSALSAAPQHAPPPSEYNHVTQPAVQQSVAQPAFQQSSSASAYVSESGPEAAEEGYRFEEEEVTSVYVRNLPADITEAEIDQEFKNFGRIKPDGIFIRVRQEIGVCYAFVEFEDVVGTQNALQASPIQLAGRPIYIEERRPSTSSATRGGRGRGRGRGSYPTDAPRGRFGGRSSGRGYYQDTSDYSRPRGDGYLQRGSR, encoded by the exons ATGGCTTCGTATCAGGGTTCAGTTAGTGCTGCCcag GTTGGTTCTTACTTTGTGGGACAGTACTATCAGGTTCTTCGTCAACAACCTGATCATGTTCATCAGTTTTACTCTGATTTGAGTTCCATGATTCGTGTTGACGGTGATTATACCGAGACTGCATCTGATGTCTTG CATATTCACAATATTGTGACATCGTTGAATTTTTCGACAATTGAGATCAGGACGATCAATTCTCTGGACTCTTGGGATGGAGGAGTGATTGTAATGGTTACAGGTGTTGTTAAGAACAAAGATATCAATAGGAAGCAGAAGTTTGTTCAAACCTTTTTCCTTGCTCCTCAGGAGAAGGGTTATTTTGTACTCAATGATATTTTTCAGTTTGTTGATGAAGATGTAGTGCATCCGAATCTGGTACCGGTGGCATCTGACAGAATTGACTCACAGCCACATGTTTCTGCTTCTTTTGCTGAACCACCAG CTTCAGACTATGGTTTTGAGGAAGAAGCTAGAGACTATGTCAACTCAGTTCATATAGATGATGATCCAGTGGACAAGTATAGTCTTCCtgagcagcagcagcagcaactaCAAGAAGATTTCGAGACCGAAGTTGTGGTGGATGAAACTCCTGTACAGGAGGCATCTCCACCAGTGCATAATGTTGCACATACTATCCGTGAAACCCCTGCTGCTCCTGTGGAAGAGTCTTTTGAGGAACCTGCTAAGAAAACTTATGCATCTATT TTACGCGCCAAAGGCCAATCCGCGTTGTCTGCTGCTCCACAACATGCTCCTCCTCCTTCAGAGTACAATCATGTCACACAGCCTGCTGTTCAGCAGTCAGTGGCGCAGCCTGCTTTCCAGCAGTCAAGCTCAGCATCTGCATATGTTTCAGAGTCTGGGCCTGAGGCAGCCGAGGAAGGCTACCGATTTGAAGAAG AAGAAGTAACATCTGTCTATGTGAGAAACTTGCCTGCTGATATTACCGAAGCTGAGATTGACCAGGAATTTAAGAATTTCGGCAGAATTAAGCCGGATGGAATATTCATAAGGGTTCGACAG GAAATTGGAGTTTGCTATGCATTTGTGGAATTCGAAGATGTTGTTGGCACACAAAATGCGCTTCAG GCTTCTCCCATTCAACTTGCTGGGCGACCAATATACATAGAGGAGCGAAGACCAAGCACTAGCAGTGCAACTCGAGGAGGAA GAGGAAGGGGAAGAGGCAGAGGCAGTTATCCAACAGATGCTCCTAGAGGGCGTTTTGGTGGTCGTAGCTCGGGAAGGGGATATTACCAGGATACTTCAGACTACTCCAGACCAAGAGGTGATGGTTATCTTCAGCGTGGTTCACGATAG